The following proteins are encoded in a genomic region of Chitinivibrionia bacterium:
- a CDS encoding STAS domain-containing protein, producing MSIIINTTVVGEKIVFAMEGRLDANTSPSLWNVLLPSFDKISEGGDLRRVELDFKKIKVLSSAGLRILLLGEKTAKAKGVEMTLVNVSAEIKEIFDMTGFSDILNII from the coding sequence ATGAGTATCATTATCAACACGACAGTAGTCGGCGAGAAAATAGTTTTTGCTATGGAAGGCAGGTTGGACGCCAATACTTCGCCGTCGCTTTGGAACGTTTTGCTTCCGTCTTTTGATAAAATTTCGGAGGGCGGCGATTTGAGACGCGTGGAATTGGACTTTAAAAAAATTAAAGTATTATCTTCCGCGGGACTCAGGATATTGCTTTTGGGTGAAAAAACCGCCAAGGCGAAAGGCGTTGAAATGACGCTCGTTAACGTTAGCGCGGAAATCAAGGAAATATTTGATATGACGGGATTTTCCGATATTTTGAACATAATTTAA
- the ahcY gene encoding adenosylhomocysteinase → MFDLWNEEPYKVADMGLADWGRKELDVAEHEMPGLMAAREKYGKEQPLKGVRIMGSLHMTIQTAVLIETLKKLGADVRWCSCNIFSTQDHAAAAIAKTGTPVFAWKGETLEEYWDCTFKALSFPNGKGPQMIVDDGGDATLLIHKGYELENGDRSWVDSPSDSHEESIIKALLKEVFAKNPNHWHNVVAELKGVSEETTTGVHRLYEMFDKGKLLVPAINVNDSVTKSKFDNLYGCRESLVDGIKRATDVMIAGKVAVVCGYGDVGKGSAKSLLGLGARVIITEIDPICALQASMEGFQVATVEDTLGMADIYVTTTGNCDIITVEHMAKMKDQAIVCNIGHFDNEIEVVKLEQFNGIKKVNIKPQVDKYVFPDGHEIYLLAEGRLVNLGCATGHPSFVMSNSFTNQTLAQLDLWKNKDTYKPGVYRLSKELDEEVARLHLAKIGVKLTTLTDKQAKYLGISKSGPYKPEHYRY, encoded by the coding sequence ATGTTTGATTTGTGGAATGAAGAGCCTTACAAAGTTGCCGATATGGGACTTGCGGATTGGGGCAGAAAAGAACTTGACGTAGCAGAGCACGAAATGCCGGGATTGATGGCGGCTCGCGAAAAATACGGCAAAGAACAGCCGCTTAAAGGCGTTAGAATTATGGGAAGTTTGCACATGACCATCCAAACGGCAGTGCTTATTGAAACGCTGAAAAAACTTGGCGCGGACGTTCGTTGGTGTTCTTGTAATATTTTCTCAACCCAAGACCACGCCGCCGCCGCAATAGCTAAAACGGGAACACCCGTATTTGCGTGGAAAGGCGAAACTTTGGAAGAATACTGGGATTGCACATTTAAAGCGCTTTCGTTCCCCAACGGCAAAGGTCCGCAAATGATAGTTGACGACGGCGGCGACGCAACTTTGCTCATTCACAAAGGCTACGAACTCGAAAACGGCGACCGTTCTTGGGTGGACAGTCCGTCTGACAGCCACGAAGAAAGCATAATTAAAGCGCTTCTTAAAGAAGTTTTTGCGAAAAATCCGAACCATTGGCATAACGTTGTTGCCGAACTTAAAGGCGTCAGCGAAGAGACCACGACGGGCGTTCACAGATTATACGAAATGTTTGACAAAGGCAAATTGCTTGTTCCTGCGATAAACGTAAACGATTCGGTCACAAAATCGAAATTCGATAACCTTTACGGTTGCCGCGAAAGCTTGGTGGACGGCATAAAAAGAGCCACCGACGTTATGATTGCAGGAAAAGTAGCGGTTGTTTGCGGCTACGGCGACGTTGGTAAAGGCAGTGCAAAGTCGCTTTTGGGCTTGGGTGCGCGCGTAATTATCACCGAAATCGACCCGATTTGCGCATTGCAAGCGTCGATGGAAGGTTTCCAAGTGGCAACTGTTGAAGACACTCTCGGTATGGCGGACATTTACGTGACAACCACAGGAAACTGCGATATTATCACCGTTGAGCACATGGCAAAAATGAAAGACCAAGCGATTGTCTGCAACATCGGACACTTCGACAACGAGATTGAGGTCGTTAAATTGGAGCAATTCAACGGAATTAAAAAAGTAAACATTAAGCCGCAGGTTGATAAATACGTTTTCCCCGACGGACACGAAATTTATTTGCTTGCCGAAGGTCGCTTGGTAAATTTGGGTTGCGCAACAGGACACCCGTCGTTTGTTATGTCGAACTCTTTCACAAACCAAACGCTCGCTCAGCTTGACCTGTGGAAAAACAAAGACACATACAAACCGGGCGTATATCGTTTGAGCAAAGAACTCGACGAAGAAGTAGCGCGCTTGCATTTGGCAAAAATCGGCGTGAAACTCACCACGCTAACCGACAAACAAGCGAAATATTTGGGAATAAGCAAGAGCGGTCCTTACAAACCTGAGCATTACAGATATTGA